A genomic window from Solanum stenotomum isolate F172 chromosome 10, ASM1918654v1, whole genome shotgun sequence includes:
- the LOC125841724 gene encoding 3-ketoacyl-CoA synthase 11-like, with translation MNESKPSSNSRNLPDFQQSVKLKYVKLGYHYLITHGMYLFLSPLVVIIAAQLSTFSPNDLYALWDQLRFNLISVVICSTLLVFLSTVYFITRPIPVYLVNFSCYKPEDARKCTKGNFLEMSKSVGTFSDGNLEFQRKIVERSGLGDSTYLPEAVTNVPPNPCMAEARKEAEAVMFGAIDELLAKTSVKPKDIGILVVNCSLFNPTPSLSAMIVNHYKLRGNVISYNLGGMGCSAGLISIDLAKDLLQVHPNTYALVLSMENITLNWYFGNEKSMLLPNCLFRMGGAAVLLSNKRSDKKRSKYQLVHTVRTHKGADDKCFTCVYQLEDSDGKVGVSLSKELMAVAGDALKTNITTLGPLVLPMSEQFLFFATLVGRKLLKAKIRPYIPDFKLAFEHFCIHAGGRAVLDELEKNLQLSDWHMEPSRMTLHRFGNTSSSSLWYELAYSEAKGRIRKGDRTWQIAFGSGFKCNSAVWKALRSINPDKEKNPWMDEIHQFPVDVPKVARI, from the coding sequence ATGAATGAATCTAAGCcatcttcaaattcaagaaaccTTCCTGATTTCCAACAATCTGTGAAACTTAAGTATGTTAAACTTGGTTATCATTACCTTATTACTCATGGAATGTACCTGTTTTTGTCACCTCTAGTTGTTATCATTGCTGCTCAACTCTCAACATTCTCACCAAATGACTTGTATGCTCTTTGGGATCAGCTTAGGTTCAATCTCATATCTGTTGTTATTTGTTCCACCCTTTTGGTCTTTTTGTCTACTGTCTATTTCATTACCCGTCCTATCCCGGTCTACCTTGTTAATTTCTCGTGTTATAAACCCGAAGATGCTAGGAAGTGTACAAAGGGGAATTTCTTGGAGATGTCTAAGTCTGTTGGAACATTTTCTGATGGGAATCTTGAGTTTCAAAGGAAGATTGTTGAGAGGTCTGGTCTTGGTGATTCAACTTACCTCCCTGAGGCTGTGACTAATGTACCGCCAAATCCTTGTATGGCGGAAGCAAGAAAAGAAGCTGAGGCTGTCATGTTTGGAGCTATTGATGAGCTTCTTGCTAAAACCTCTGTTAAGCCTAAGGATATTGGGATTTTAGTAGTGAATTGTAGCTTGTTTAACCCAACCCCTTCTTTGTCCGCGATGATTGTTAATCATTATAAACTTAGGGGGAATGTTATTAGCTACAATCTTGGTGGAATGGGTTGTAGTGCTGGTTTGATCTCGATTGATCTTGCAAAAGATCTTCTTCAAGTCCATCCCAACACTTATGCCTTAGTGCTTAGCATGGAAAACATCACTTTGAATTGGTATTTTGGCAATGAGAAATCCATGCTCCTTCCAAATTGTTTATTCCGGATGGGAGGTGCTGCTGTGTTGCTCTCAAATAAACGATCTGATAAGAAACGGTCAAAATACCAGCTGGTCCATACTGTTAGAACTCACAAAGGTGCTGATGATAAGTGCTTCACATGTGTTTACCAATTGGAAGATTCCGATGGAAAAGTTGGCGTCTCTCTGTCAAAGGAACTGATGGCAGTAGCTGGCGATGCTCTAAAGACAAACATCACAACATTAGGTCCTCTTGTGCTTCCTATGTCTGAGCAGTTCCTTTTTTTCGCCACATTGGTGGGAAGGAAGCTATTGAAGGCGAAGATAAGGCCTTATATCCCTGATTTTAAGTTAGCATTTGAGCATTTCTGCATTCATGCTGGTGGAAGAGCTGTGCTGGATGAACTAGAGAAAAACCTTCAGCTCTCTGATTGGCATATGGAGCCTTCACGAATGACACTTCATCGATTTGGCAACACTTCAAGCAGCTCCCTTTGGTACGAATTGGCCTATTCGGAAGCCAAAGGTAGGATCAGGAAGGGAGATCGAACGTGGCAGATAGCATTTGGTTCAGGATTTAAGTGTAACAGTGCTGTTTGGAAGGCTTTGAGAAGTATAAATCCAGACAAGGAGAAGAATCCCTGGATGGATGAAATTCACCAGTTCCCTGTTGATGTTCCAAAAGTTGCAAGAATCTAA